The Coleofasciculaceae cyanobacterium genome includes a window with the following:
- a CDS encoding alpha-amylase: MSSVNGVIMQYFHWYLNPDGTLWQQVANRAKDLAAAGITALWLPPAYKGSAGGYDVGYGVYDMYDLGEFEQKGSTRTKYGTKQEYLAAIKAAQQTGLKVYADVVLNHRDGGDETEKVQAVPVAWDNRNYAVGDSREIEIYTKFNFAGRGNKYSDFKWSAAHFDAVNHNAYNWNDHQVYQLTDKKFETDVDPRNGNYDFLMACDLDMSSEAVRNELAAWGKWYLETTGIDGIRIDAVKHISYLFFNSWLDFLRNLPHAERDLFAVGEYWSDDIGSLHSYITNTKGKMSLFDVPLHYNFHRASKSGQNYDLRQIFDNTLIQGQPSLAVTFVENHDSQPLQALESPVEPWFKPLAYSLILLRREGYPCIFYGDYYGAHYKDKGRDGNEHEVWLDDHHWIIDKLLYVRQHFAYGEQYSYFDNANLVGWTRLGDLEHPQAIAVILSNGWGGKKWMEVGKPHTTFYDITEHISDTVTTNEHGWGEFSCKGGSVSVWISH, translated from the coding sequence ATGTCATCAGTCAACGGTGTAATCATGCAGTACTTCCATTGGTATCTCAACCCTGATGGAACATTATGGCAACAAGTGGCGAATCGAGCCAAAGATTTAGCAGCAGCAGGAATTACTGCGCTTTGGCTTCCCCCAGCCTATAAAGGTAGTGCGGGAGGCTATGACGTTGGTTACGGTGTTTATGATATGTACGATCTGGGAGAATTTGAGCAAAAAGGATCGACTCGGACGAAATACGGTACAAAGCAAGAGTACTTAGCCGCAATCAAGGCTGCACAGCAGACGGGATTAAAAGTATATGCCGACGTGGTATTGAATCATCGCGATGGCGGAGATGAGACGGAAAAAGTTCAGGCTGTCCCTGTAGCTTGGGACAATCGCAATTATGCGGTAGGAGATTCCCGCGAAATAGAAATATATACTAAATTTAATTTTGCTGGGCGGGGAAACAAATACTCTGATTTTAAATGGAGTGCCGCGCATTTTGATGCCGTTAATCATAATGCCTATAATTGGAACGACCATCAGGTTTATCAACTTACAGATAAAAAGTTTGAGACTGATGTTGACCCCAGAAACGGCAATTACGATTTCTTAATGGCTTGCGATTTAGATATGAGTAGTGAAGCTGTACGTAACGAATTAGCAGCTTGGGGTAAATGGTATTTGGAAACTACAGGAATAGACGGTATTCGTATTGATGCTGTTAAACATATTAGCTATCTATTTTTTAATAGCTGGCTGGACTTTCTCAGAAATCTGCCCCATGCCGAGCGAGATCTGTTTGCGGTAGGCGAATATTGGTCAGATGATATTGGTTCACTACACAGCTACATCACTAACACCAAAGGTAAAATGTCTTTGTTTGATGTACCCCTGCACTATAATTTTCATCGAGCCAGTAAAAGTGGTCAAAACTATGACCTACGCCAAATCTTTGACAATACTTTGATTCAAGGTCAACCTAGTCTGGCGGTAACTTTTGTCGAAAATCATGATTCTCAACCTCTACAGGCTTTGGAGTCTCCTGTAGAGCCTTGGTTTAAGCCTTTAGCCTATAGTCTTATTTTGCTCAGAAGAGAAGGCTACCCCTGCATCTTTTATGGCGACTACTATGGCGCACACTATAAAGACAAAGGTAGAGACGGCAATGAACACGAAGTTTGGCTTGACGATCATCATTGGATCATTGATAAATTACTTTATGTCCGTCAGCATTTTGCCTACGGTGAGCAGTATAGTTACTTTGATAATGCCAATCTCGTCGGATGGACAAGACTAGGAGACTTAGAACATCCACAGGCGATCGCCGTAATTCTGAGTAATGGCTGGGGTGGCAAAAAATGGATGGAAGTAGGCAAACCTCATACTACTTTTTATGACATCACCGAACATATTTCTGATACAGTAACCACTAACGAACATGGTTGGGGTGAATTTAGCTGCAAAGGCGGTTCGGTATCGGTTTGGATTTCTCATTGA
- a CDS encoding DUF2301 domain-containing membrane protein produces the protein MSALLDREPQTYQGQFGEYKITKRDRLEVIIYRAGLVVAAASFAIASYLFFAQGKTALPTLTPLFMIFSVGLGVSLFYIHIYMKALHRVLQGFWLIGTVATVAIAISSHEPLALYIYNHPLTLFGTGFTFAALTGIFFKEAFCFNRLETKILTPVVPLLLLGHITGILTVEIQQALLGIWTIGFSVFAIRKMTQEIDPDIGDKSVFAYLKQQEKPVEKAL, from the coding sequence ATGAGCGCTCTTTTAGATCGAGAACCACAAACCTATCAAGGACAATTCGGCGAATATAAGATTACTAAGCGCGATCGCCTGGAAGTAATTATTTATCGTGCGGGGTTGGTAGTTGCTGCTGCCAGCTTTGCGATCGCCAGTTATCTCTTTTTTGCTCAGGGAAAAACTGCTTTGCCAACTCTTACTCCTTTATTTATGATTTTTTCTGTTGGTTTAGGGGTAAGTCTATTTTACATTCATATTTATATGAAGGCATTACATCGAGTATTGCAGGGCTTTTGGTTAATTGGTACAGTTGCCACAGTGGCGATCGCCATTTCTAGTCATGAACCTTTGGCACTATATATTTATAATCATCCCTTGACTTTGTTTGGCACAGGATTTACTTTTGCAGCCTTGACAGGAATCTTTTTTAAAGAGGCTTTTTGTTTTAATCGCTTAGAAACCAAAATTCTGACTCCTGTTGTACCTTTACTGCTATTAGGACACATAACTGGAATACTTACTGTTGAAATACAACAAGCGTTGCTGGGAATTTGGACAATTGGCTTTAGCGTCTTCGCAATCAGAAAAATGACTCAGGAAATCGATCCTGATATCGGTGATAAATCAGTATTCGCCTATTTAAAACAGCAAGAAAAGCCAGTAGAGAAAGCTCTATAG
- a CDS encoding cobalamin-binding protein — protein sequence MTNTANLRIVSLLPSATEIIDCLGLTDSLVGRSHECNYPLSIKDLPVCTEARLNSDKKSGEIDADVQTLMQKALSIYKIKTEVLEQLQPTHILTQDQCDVCAVNLPDVERAIAQLTNSNPQIISLQPDLLKEVWDDIERVAKTFAVEAKPILGKLQRRIDGISNRVQVLITEKPTVVALEWTEPLMVGANWIPELIEIAGGEPLLSVKGEHSPYLFWESLIDVDPEIIVIMPCGFNLERTAQESKILTKHPAWKTLTAVKNGKVFITDGNAYFNRPGPRLVDSAEILAEIFHPELFNFGYKGKSWKPFS from the coding sequence ATGACTAATACAGCTAATCTAAGAATTGTTTCTCTGCTGCCTAGTGCTACAGAGATTATTGACTGTTTGGGTTTGACTGACTCTTTAGTTGGACGTTCGCATGAATGTAATTATCCTCTTTCAATCAAAGATTTACCCGTATGTACAGAAGCCAGACTAAATAGTGATAAAAAGAGTGGCGAAATAGATGCAGATGTGCAAACTCTGATGCAAAAAGCCCTCAGTATCTACAAAATTAAAACAGAAGTCTTAGAACAGCTACAGCCGACTCATATTCTGACTCAGGATCAATGTGATGTATGTGCGGTTAATTTACCAGATGTAGAACGTGCGATCGCGCAACTAACCAATTCTAACCCCCAAATTATTTCACTCCAGCCAGATTTATTAAAAGAAGTCTGGGACGATATTGAACGAGTGGCAAAAACTTTCGCAGTTGAAGCCAAACCTATTTTAGGCAAATTACAACGTCGAATTGATGGCATTTCTAATCGGGTTCAAGTTTTGATAACTGAAAAACCTACTGTCGTTGCTTTAGAGTGGACAGAACCCTTGATGGTAGGTGCAAATTGGATTCCCGAACTAATTGAAATTGCTGGAGGTGAACCACTTTTGAGCGTCAAGGGAGAGCATTCTCCATATTTGTTTTGGGAAAGCTTAATTGATGTCGATCCAGAGATCATTGTGATTATGCCCTGTGGATTTAACTTAGAACGTACCGCACAAGAATCTAAAATTCTCACCAAACATCCAGCCTGGAAAACTTTAACCGCAGTCAAAAACGGTAAAGTTTTTATTACCGATGGTAATGCCTATTTCAATCGTCCTGGACCTCGGTTAGTTGATTCAGCCGAGATTTTGGCAGAGATATTTCATCCCGAATTATTTAATTTTGGTTATAAAGGAAAAAGCTGGAAGCCATTTTCATAA
- a CDS encoding NAD-dependent epimerase/dehydratase family protein, giving the protein MSKNADATALREDGAAFVQADLTKAAELTKAIEAAQPDLVLNLAPQIANTLLDDGHNWKGYDRTLPATTTEVKLLVHASYAFLYGNA; this is encoded by the coding sequence ATTAGTAAGAATGCCGATGCTACGGCTTTGCGAGAAGATGGTGCTGCTTTTGTTCAAGCTGACTTAACTAAAGCTGCCGAACTAACTAAAGCAATAGAGGCTGCACAGCCTGATCTTGTCTTAAACCTGGCTCCTCAAATTGCCAATACCCTACTTGATGATGGACACAACTGGAAAGGGTACGATCGAACTTTACCCGCAACCACCACGGAAGTAAAATTGCTAGTTCATGCCAGCTATGCGTTTCTCTATGGCAATGCTTAG
- a CDS encoding glutathione binding-like protein codes for MIDLYTFTTPNGRKASIMLEEVELDYTVHSIDITKNEQFTPEFVAINPNSKIPAIVDREVDLTVFESGAILIYLAQKTGKLLSSETKQRFRTIEWLMFQMGSVGPMFGQYNHFNKFAAEKIPYAIARYKKETLRLYDVLNTQLSKTEYISGDDYSIADIAIYPWIAAYPFMELSLEEHSDLKRWYETIQQRPAVDRGMNIPN; via the coding sequence ATGATCGATTTATATACTTTTACAACTCCCAATGGTCGCAAAGCCTCAATTATGTTGGAAGAGGTGGAGTTAGACTATACAGTCCACAGCATAGATATTACCAAGAATGAACAGTTCACTCCTGAGTTTGTCGCCATAAATCCCAACAGCAAAATTCCCGCCATTGTCGATCGCGAGGTCGATCTTACCGTGTTTGAATCGGGAGCAATCTTAATTTATCTGGCTCAGAAGACAGGAAAACTGCTGTCAAGCGAAACAAAACAGCGTTTTCGGACTATTGAGTGGTTGATGTTTCAGATGGGTAGTGTCGGGCCAATGTTTGGACAGTATAACCATTTTAATAAGTTTGCCGCTGAGAAAATTCCTTATGCGATCGCCAGATACAAAAAGGAAACCCTCAGACTATACGATGTCTTGAACACTCAGTTGAGCAAAACAGAATATATTAGCGGTGATGATTATTCTATTGCCGATATAGCGATTTATCCTTGGATAGCTGCTTATCCATTTATGGAATTGAGTCTAGAAGAACATTCCGACCTCAAACGCTGGTATGAAACTATTCAACAACGTCCAGCCGTAGATAGAGGTATGAATATTCCGAACTAA
- a CDS encoding Tab2/Atab2 family RNA-binding protein, whose amino-acid sequence MSNTVWELDFYSRPVLDEDGKKLWEVLICQSPDSLERSPDSLFKYAQYCSSKTVNSLWLKEAIEKAIAEAKTAPKKIRFFRRQMNNMIVKACEDAGVTPLPSRRTYALNQWLEERIANFYPQEEGFDLKTANIASVQYPPLNAIALPDAVKGDRGDKWVFVSLSAADFDEMKEWDIAFKESFPLSLLDIKPETIIPGLIIYSPRATPLSAWMSGLEMGYLQLEANIRPQLRLETGLSDSWILLNLTNKNTVKQAEDFETAKQKANGVHFLAVQSSPDSEAFAGFWLLKE is encoded by the coding sequence ATGAGCAATACAGTTTGGGAATTAGATTTTTATTCACGTCCAGTTTTAGATGAAGATGGTAAAAAACTTTGGGAAGTTTTAATTTGCCAGAGTCCTGATAGCCTAGAACGATCGCCTGATAGTTTATTTAAATATGCTCAATATTGCTCGAGTAAAACCGTAAACTCCTTGTGGTTAAAAGAAGCAATTGAAAAGGCGATCGCCGAAGCGAAAACAGCACCGAAGAAAATTCGCTTTTTTCGCCGTCAGATGAATAACATGATCGTTAAAGCTTGTGAAGATGCAGGTGTTACTCCCCTTCCCAGCCGTCGCACCTATGCTCTCAATCAATGGCTCGAAGAGCGAATCGCTAATTTTTACCCCCAAGAAGAGGGGTTCGATCTTAAAACTGCTAACATCGCCTCTGTACAGTATCCGCCTTTAAATGCAATTGCGCTACCCGATGCCGTAAAAGGCGATCGAGGGGATAAATGGGTTTTTGTTAGTCTGTCTGCTGCTGACTTTGATGAGATGAAGGAGTGGGATATTGCTTTTAAAGAATCCTTTCCCCTTTCCTTACTAGATATCAAGCCAGAGACAATTATTCCTGGCTTAATTATTTATTCTCCACGCGCTACCCCTTTATCAGCTTGGATGTCTGGACTGGAAATGGGTTATCTACAGCTAGAAGCAAATATACGCCCACAGTTGCGTTTAGAAACAGGACTTAGCGATAGTTGGATATTGCTTAACTTGACTAACAAAAATACTGTCAAGCAAGCCGAGGATTTTGAAACAGCCAAGCAAAAAGCAAACGGCGTTCATTTTCTGGCAGTTCAATCATCTCCAGATTCTGAAGCTTTCGCTGGATTTTGGTTGCTAAAAGAATAA
- a CDS encoding YqaE/Pmp3 family membrane protein, giving the protein MDIIRILFSVLIPPLGVFLQVGLGTDFWINVVLTLLGYFPGLIHAIYIIAKK; this is encoded by the coding sequence ATGGATATAATTCGCATTCTCTTTTCTGTTTTGATACCACCATTAGGAGTCTTTCTTCAAGTAGGCTTAGGTACAGACTTTTGGATTAATGTTGTATTAACTTTGCTGGGCTATTTTCCAGGGTTGATTCATGCTATCTATATTATTGCTAAAAAGTAA
- a CDS encoding tetratricopeptide repeat protein: MNDNLPVAYISALLAILVFAAIYILREVIKTRKQESTFSRLQSKLKKEKGTAEEYYELGSLYLDKKLFVQSISILEKALKVDKKLPSENQALIHNAVGYAYFAQEQYDIAIRQYKEALKFYPEYVIALNNLGNVYEKKQMIVKAVETYTEALKYDPENKTANLRVKSLEKRLVSSKSK; this comes from the coding sequence ATGAATGATAATCTACCAGTAGCATATATCTCTGCTTTGTTAGCCATCCTAGTTTTTGCTGCTATCTATATTCTGCGAGAAGTTATTAAAACCCGAAAGCAAGAAAGTACTTTTTCTCGTTTGCAAAGCAAGTTAAAAAAAGAAAAAGGCACTGCCGAAGAATATTATGAACTGGGTAGCCTGTATTTGGATAAAAAATTGTTTGTCCAGTCCATTTCGATATTAGAAAAAGCTTTGAAAGTAGATAAGAAATTACCGTCAGAAAATCAGGCTTTAATTCACAATGCAGTGGGTTATGCTTACTTTGCTCAAGAACAATACGACATCGCTATTAGACAATACAAGGAAGCACTCAAGTTCTATCCTGAGTATGTAATTGCTCTTAATAATTTGGGCAATGTCTATGAGAAAAAGCAGATGATTGTTAAAGCCGTAGAAACTTACACAGAAGCTTTGAAATACGATCCTGAAAACAAGACTGCTAATTTGCGCGTCAAGTCTTTAGAAAAACGCTTAGTTTCCTCTAAATCTAAATAG
- a CDS encoding MEKHLA domain-containing protein has product MTNDNLTSISSPIWQQPKIIRWSQILADSYQQLLGKELVDSLNTPEQLAENLFHASFVIVSHGIQTDPILNYGNKTALQLWSMSWKELIKTPSRLTAEPVNRETRATMLEQAAKQGYISNYQGIRISSTGKRFLIEAIIWNLTDELGQKCGQAATFGDWKWL; this is encoded by the coding sequence ATGACAAATGACAACCTAACTTCAATTTCATCCCCAATCTGGCAACAGCCTAAAATTATTCGCTGGAGTCAAATTTTGGCCGATAGCTATCAGCAGCTTCTGGGCAAAGAATTAGTTGATTCGCTGAACACGCCAGAACAATTAGCCGAGAATTTATTTCATGCCTCTTTTGTGATAGTTTCTCATGGAATTCAAACAGATCCGATTCTCAATTATGGTAATAAAACGGCGTTGCAATTATGGTCGATGAGTTGGAAGGAATTAATTAAAACTCCCTCGCGATTGACAGCAGAGCCTGTAAACAGAGAGACTAGAGCGACAATGCTAGAACAAGCCGCAAAACAAGGTTATATCAGTAATTATCAGGGAATTAGAATTTCTAGTACGGGAAAAAGATTTTTAATTGAAGCGATAATTTGGAATCTAACCGACGAATTAGGTCAAAAATGCGGACAGGCAGCAACTTTCGGCGACTGGAAATGGTTATAG
- a CDS encoding TRAP transporter substrate-binding protein, producing MKRRQLLDRLAIAATTSTILVACDQTNNSPNVQANALPNVRWRMVTSWPKSLDTIYGGAQTICDRVAAMTGGRFTIEPYAAGEIVPALEVLDAVQNGTVECGHTASYYYVGKNPALAFGTCVPFGLTGQQQNAWYYHGGGLEAMHELYSDFNIINFPAGNTGAQMGGWFKKEISSLQNLNGLKMRIPGLGGKVMSSLGVNVQVLPGGEIYLALERGAIDAAEWVGPYDDLKLGLNKAAPYYYYPGWWEAGPTLEVQVNKSQWSKLPVEYQEIFKSAAMAANLNMLSKYDALNREALKTIVDGGTKLMAYSPEILQAAQTTAVEYYTAESSKSPAFKKVYDQWNQFRTTISEWNKINELSYANFVNK from the coding sequence ATGAAACGGAGACAACTGCTCGACCGTTTAGCGATCGCTGCTACCACCAGCACCATTCTAGTGGCCTGCGATCAAACCAATAATAGTCCTAATGTTCAGGCAAACGCTCTGCCTAATGTAAGATGGCGTATGGTGACCAGTTGGCCCAAGTCTCTCGATACGATTTATGGTGGGGCGCAAACGATATGCGATCGCGTAGCAGCAATGACTGGCGGACGTTTTACGATTGAACCCTATGCAGCAGGAGAAATTGTTCCTGCTTTGGAAGTTTTAGATGCGGTGCAAAATGGCACGGTAGAATGCGGACACACTGCTAGCTATTATTATGTCGGCAAAAATCCCGCCCTCGCTTTTGGAACCTGTGTACCTTTTGGTTTAACTGGTCAACAGCAGAACGCTTGGTACTATCATGGTGGTGGCTTAGAGGCGATGCACGAACTATATAGCGATTTTAATATCATTAACTTCCCTGCGGGTAATACTGGGGCGCAGATGGGTGGTTGGTTTAAAAAAGAAATCAGTTCACTGCAAAATTTAAACGGCTTAAAAATGAGAATTCCTGGCTTGGGCGGAAAAGTCATGTCCAGCTTAGGCGTTAACGTACAGGTATTACCAGGAGGCGAAATATATTTAGCTTTAGAAAGAGGTGCGATCGACGCTGCAGAATGGGTTGGTCCTTATGACGATCTCAAATTGGGTTTAAACAAGGCTGCACCCTATTACTATTATCCTGGCTGGTGGGAAGCAGGTCCAACTTTAGAGGTACAGGTAAATAAATCTCAATGGTCCAAGCTACCCGTAGAATATCAAGAAATATTTAAAAGCGCAGCGATGGCAGCTAACCTCAATATGCTTTCTAAGTATGACGCTTTGAATCGAGAAGCTCTAAAAACTATAGTTGATGGCGGAACAAAGCTAATGGCTTATTCTCCAGAAATTCTTCAAGCAGCTCAAACGACAGCAGTGGAATACTATACCGCAGAATCAAGCAAAAGTCCTGCCTTCAAAAAAGTCTATGATCAGTGGAATCAATTTCGTACCACAATTTCTGAGTGGAATAAAATCAATGAATTGAGCTACGCTAATTTTGTGAATAAATAA
- the dusB gene encoding tRNA dihydrouridine synthase DusB translates to MVSAISLTSLSSELKIRLATPLNIGSVVVNSRVLQSPLSGVTDLVFRRLVRRYAPESMIYTEMVNAREICHLSELPTIMAIARDEDPISIQLFDCRPDFMAEAAQKAVAEGANTIDINMGCPVNKITKKGGGSSLLRQPEVAEAIVKTVVNAVDVPVTVKTRIGWDDDEINIIDFARRMEAQGAKMLTLHARTRAQGYNGTARWEWIARVKQALTIPVIANGDIFSVEAAINCLTITQADGVMCSRGSLGYPFLVGEIDRFLKTGERLPPPSSVIRLQCAKEHLLGLWEYKGQRGIYQSRKHLAWYCQGFPGAAELRDRVSQIQSLEQGCEILDQAIAIQATVNS, encoded by the coding sequence ATGGTTTCTGCAATTTCGCTGACAAGTTTATCCAGTGAATTAAAAATTAGATTAGCTACACCGCTTAACATTGGCTCAGTCGTGGTTAACAGCCGTGTTTTACAGTCTCCTCTCTCTGGGGTGACTGATTTAGTCTTTCGGCGGTTGGTTAGACGATATGCCCCAGAATCAATGATCTATACCGAAATGGTGAACGCTAGGGAGATTTGTCACCTAAGCGAATTGCCGACGATAATGGCGATCGCTCGGGACGAAGATCCCATTAGTATCCAACTATTTGACTGTCGCCCAGACTTTATGGCAGAAGCTGCTCAAAAAGCAGTCGCAGAAGGGGCAAATACCATTGATATCAATATGGGTTGTCCCGTCAATAAAATTACCAAAAAGGGCGGTGGTTCTTCTTTATTGCGTCAACCAGAAGTTGCCGAAGCAATAGTTAAAACCGTTGTCAATGCGGTAGACGTTCCAGTAACTGTTAAAACTCGCATCGGTTGGGATGACGACGAAATAAATATTATTGATTTTGCTCGCAGAATGGAAGCCCAAGGAGCGAAAATGCTAACTCTCCATGCCCGTACCCGCGCCCAAGGATATAACGGCACTGCCAGATGGGAATGGATTGCTCGGGTTAAACAAGCTCTAACAATTCCCGTGATTGCTAATGGAGATATCTTCTCTGTGGAAGCGGCAATTAACTGTTTAACAATAACTCAAGCAGATGGGGTGATGTGTTCGCGGGGTTCGTTAGGCTATCCTTTTTTAGTGGGAGAAATCGATCGCTTTTTAAAAACAGGAGAAAGATTACCTCCTCCTTCGAGCGTAATTAGACTACAGTGCGCCAAAGAACATTTATTAGGTTTGTGGGAATACAAAGGACAACGTGGCATCTATCAATCCCGTAAACATTTAGCTTGGTATTGCCAAGGATTTCCTGGCGCAGCCGAATTACGCGATCGCGTATCTCAAATCCAAAGCCTAGAGCAAGGATGCGAAATATTAGACCAAGCGATCGCAATTCAGGCAACCGTTAACAGTTAA
- the lexA gene encoding transcriptional repressor LexA translates to MESLTPAQKELYDWLIEYIKSTQHAPSIRQMMKAMNLRSPAPVQSRLERLRNKGYIDWIDGKARTIRILHQPEKGLSIEGEIAAGGLVEPFAEERTRLDLSDLFAQSDCYVLRVVGDSMIEDLINEGDYAIMRSLDSTSEVKNGDIVAARVSGYGTTLKRFYQEQEKVILKPANQKYEPIKAEANNVEIQGILVGVWRSISN, encoded by the coding sequence ATGGAAAGTCTAACTCCCGCCCAAAAAGAACTTTACGATTGGCTAATCGAATACATAAAATCTACCCAGCACGCACCATCAATTAGACAGATGATGAAGGCAATGAATCTGCGCTCGCCTGCCCCCGTTCAAAGTCGCCTAGAAAGACTACGTAACAAAGGCTACATCGACTGGATCGATGGTAAAGCTCGCACTATTAGAATATTACATCAACCAGAAAAAGGACTCTCAATTGAAGGCGAAATTGCTGCGGGAGGTTTAGTTGAACCTTTTGCTGAGGAAAGAACTAGACTAGATTTATCCGATTTATTTGCTCAATCAGACTGTTATGTCTTACGAGTGGTAGGAGATAGCATGATTGAGGATTTAATTAATGAAGGCGACTATGCCATCATGCGATCGCTTGACTCAACTTCCGAAGTTAAGAATGGCGATATTGTCGCTGCCAGAGTATCGGGATATGGCACAACTCTCAAACGCTTTTATCAAGAACAGGAAAAAGTCATTCTCAAACCAGCAAATCAAAAATACGAACCAATTAAAGCCGAAGCTAATAATGTCGAAATTCAAGGTATTTTAGTGGGTGTGTGGCGTTCAATTAGCAATTAA